The Microbacter sp. GSS18 genome has a segment encoding these proteins:
- a CDS encoding glycosyltransferase family 2 protein, translating into MRLFIQIPCLNEELTLPSVLATIPTEIPGVDEIHILVVDDGSSDRTVEVARALGVRHFVFHNRNMGLARSFRDGVDYAMAHGADIVVNTDGDNQYPQERIGDLVSPILRGDADIVIGDRQTRSVEHFSPFKRLMQRVGSAVVNFAAETRLPDAASGFRAYSRESLIRLNIVTQFSYCMETIIQAGNKRLRIASIPIKTNPKTRESRLFRNIFEHMGRSSQAIMRSYIMFKPHVVFLTLAALFFIGAMIPFGRFLVLTWVGAAGDHIQSLILGSALLVGSLLSVALLVLSDMLHTNRTLTEDALERLKLLQYAPERVRDPKEVSEADVARHPSLSISRDATPAAELDPATDEPPHVHPRSRSEAVSVPGGARAPS; encoded by the coding sequence ATGCGCCTGTTCATCCAGATCCCCTGCCTGAACGAAGAGCTGACCCTGCCCTCGGTGCTGGCCACGATCCCGACCGAGATCCCCGGCGTCGACGAGATCCACATCCTGGTCGTCGACGACGGCTCATCCGACCGGACGGTCGAGGTCGCGCGGGCGCTCGGTGTGCGCCACTTCGTCTTCCACAATCGGAACATGGGTCTGGCCAGGTCTTTCCGTGACGGCGTCGACTATGCGATGGCCCACGGCGCCGACATCGTCGTCAACACCGACGGCGACAACCAGTACCCGCAGGAGCGCATCGGCGATCTCGTGAGCCCGATCCTGCGCGGCGATGCGGACATCGTCATCGGCGATCGGCAGACGCGCAGCGTCGAGCACTTCTCCCCGTTCAAGCGTCTGATGCAGCGCGTGGGGAGCGCGGTGGTCAACTTCGCCGCCGAGACCAGGCTCCCCGACGCCGCCAGCGGATTCCGCGCCTACTCGCGGGAATCGCTCATCCGCCTCAACATCGTCACGCAGTTCAGCTACTGCATGGAGACGATCATCCAGGCGGGCAACAAGCGTCTGCGCATCGCGAGCATCCCGATCAAGACGAACCCCAAGACGCGCGAGTCGCGGCTGTTCCGCAACATCTTCGAGCACATGGGCCGCTCGAGCCAGGCCATCATGCGCAGCTACATCATGTTCAAGCCGCACGTGGTGTTCCTGACGCTGGCCGCGCTGTTCTTCATCGGCGCCATGATCCCGTTCGGCCGCTTCCTCGTGCTCACGTGGGTGGGTGCGGCGGGGGACCACATCCAGTCCCTGATCCTCGGCAGCGCACTGCTCGTCGGGTCCCTCCTCAGCGTCGCGCTCCTGGTCCTGTCGGACATGCTGCACACGAACCGGACGCTGACCGAGGACGCGCTCGAGCGCCTCAAGCTGCTGCAGTACGCGCCGGAACGCGTCCGCGATCCGAAAGAGGTATCGGAAGCGGACGTCGCGCGGCATCCGTCGCTGTCGATCTCACGTGACGCGACCCCGGCCGCGGAGCTGGACCCCGCGACCGACGAGCCGCCGCACGTGCATCCGCGTTCGAGGTCCGAGGCCGTGTCCGTGCCGGGCGGCGCCCGCGCGCCGTCCTGA
- a CDS encoding Rrf2 family transcriptional regulator, giving the protein MRISARADYAVRAAVVLADRFEAGFLPSEAVAAAEGIPATFLEGILVDLRRGGIVESRRGAGGGYRLARHPDLVSVADVIRAVDGPLVYVRDARPSELDDREQAPSLVRLWVALRANVRKVLDETSIADVATGKLPPHVAELAADDSAWANPT; this is encoded by the coding sequence ATGCGAATCTCCGCCCGTGCCGACTATGCGGTGCGGGCGGCCGTGGTGCTCGCCGACCGATTCGAGGCGGGGTTCCTGCCGTCCGAGGCGGTCGCCGCTGCGGAAGGCATCCCGGCGACGTTCCTGGAGGGGATTCTGGTCGATCTCCGCCGCGGGGGGATCGTCGAGAGCCGGCGCGGAGCGGGCGGCGGCTATCGCCTGGCGCGCCACCCGGATCTCGTCAGCGTCGCCGACGTCATCCGCGCCGTCGACGGACCTCTCGTGTACGTCCGTGACGCGCGACCCTCGGAGCTCGATGATCGCGAGCAGGCGCCGTCCCTCGTCCGGCTCTGGGTCGCGCTGCGCGCGAACGTCCGCAAGGTCCTGGACGAGACCTCCATCGCCGATGTCGCCACCGGGAAGCTGCCGCCCCACGTGGCCGAACTCGCCGCCGACGACAGCGCCTGGGCGAACCCGACGTAA
- a CDS encoding glycosyltransferase: MASEIVPAAGEMPADPAGPRVCIVGPVRPYRGGIAQHTESLATAMRDFASVRVFSFAKQYPQSLYPGETDIDPDLDPLPDVDYSLSATRPLSWRKTVDRMIALAPDVVVFAWWTLFWQPWTAYMARRLRRAGVRTVFLCHNLGDHGAGRVRRRLSRLMLSSADGYIVHAEALRSELTRIVPDRPVMARAHPVYDRFPAPARMREPRGRLEILFFGFIRPYKGLEVLLEAMALLDDDEVHLTIVGECWDQPDRWREGAAALRAETVLRYVSDAEAAEYFARADLVVLPYRSATGSGVVSAAFHYGTPVLATRVGGLVDVIDESTGILVPPGDARALADALRTATRESCAELGRGVRAFAGRNTWGAFAGAVVSEFADRRPRGDRVA, from the coding sequence ATGGCCTCTGAGATCGTGCCGGCCGCAGGCGAGATGCCCGCCGATCCCGCCGGTCCCCGGGTGTGCATCGTGGGACCGGTGCGACCGTACCGCGGCGGGATCGCGCAGCACACCGAGTCGTTGGCGACAGCCATGCGCGACTTCGCCTCGGTCAGAGTGTTCTCGTTCGCCAAGCAGTATCCGCAGAGCCTCTATCCCGGTGAGACGGACATCGATCCCGACCTCGATCCACTGCCCGATGTCGACTACAGCCTGAGCGCCACCCGCCCGCTCTCGTGGCGGAAGACCGTCGACCGCATGATCGCGCTTGCACCGGATGTCGTCGTGTTCGCGTGGTGGACTCTGTTCTGGCAGCCGTGGACGGCGTACATGGCGCGCCGGCTGCGCCGCGCAGGAGTGCGCACGGTCTTCCTCTGCCACAACCTCGGCGATCATGGCGCCGGTCGCGTCCGACGCCGTTTGAGTCGCCTCATGCTGTCCTCCGCGGACGGCTACATCGTCCATGCGGAGGCGCTCCGGAGCGAATTGACACGGATCGTGCCCGACCGCCCGGTGATGGCGCGAGCGCATCCGGTGTACGACCGGTTTCCGGCGCCGGCGCGGATGCGGGAGCCGCGCGGACGGCTGGAGATCCTGTTCTTCGGCTTCATCCGGCCGTACAAGGGGCTCGAGGTCCTGCTCGAGGCGATGGCACTCCTGGACGACGACGAGGTCCACCTCACCATCGTCGGCGAGTGCTGGGACCAACCGGATCGTTGGCGCGAGGGGGCGGCGGCGCTCCGGGCAGAGACGGTGCTCCGGTATGTCTCCGACGCCGAGGCTGCGGAGTACTTCGCTCGTGCCGACCTCGTCGTCCTGCCGTACCGCTCGGCCACGGGGAGCGGAGTCGTGTCGGCCGCGTTCCACTACGGAACACCCGTGCTGGCGACTCGGGTCGGCGGCCTGGTCGACGTGATCGACGAGTCGACGGGGATTCTCGTTCCTCCGGGAGACGCCCGCGCGCTCGCGGACGCGCTGCGGACCGCCACACGCGAGTCGTGTGCGGAACTGGGCCGGGGCGTCCGCGCGTTCGCCGGGCGGAACACCTGGGGCGCGTTCGCCGGAGCCGTCGTCTCGGAGTTCGCGGACCGCCGACCACGCGGAGACCGCGTGGCCTGA
- a CDS encoding sulfotransferase — translation MQPPQHEGDPRWPNLFILGAPRSGTTSLHTWLQDMRHPDVFMSAVKEPHFFSGFDLPDLERAILQTTTEPDDYLALFTDGARARWRGEASSYYLADPDVAPRIAARAPEAKLIAILRDPVDRAFSHYLLYGRRGAQKSFAATIDDIRSDDVPTNPAYDFIEHGMYAEQLSAYLRHFRRDQILVLYFDELREPTAVLRKVLDFLGADRAPLEGYEPATAQNAYSKPRNRLAAAVLSNDALARAGLRFVPRPLVRRIRGGLLSEGDKPRIDLQTRAELEAVFSPGLAALEELLGEDVSRLR, via the coding sequence ATGCAGCCGCCACAGCACGAGGGAGATCCGCGCTGGCCGAACCTGTTCATCCTCGGAGCTCCACGATCCGGCACGACCTCGCTGCACACGTGGCTCCAGGACATGCGCCACCCGGATGTGTTCATGTCCGCCGTCAAGGAGCCGCACTTCTTCTCGGGGTTCGATCTGCCCGACCTCGAGCGCGCGATCCTGCAGACCACGACCGAGCCCGACGACTACCTCGCCCTGTTCACCGACGGTGCACGCGCGCGCTGGCGCGGGGAGGCCAGCTCGTACTATCTCGCCGACCCCGATGTCGCCCCGCGGATCGCCGCGCGGGCTCCGGAGGCGAAGCTGATCGCCATTCTGCGCGACCCGGTCGACCGGGCGTTCTCCCACTATCTGCTGTACGGCAGAAGGGGGGCGCAGAAGAGCTTCGCGGCGACGATCGACGACATCCGCTCCGACGACGTTCCGACCAACCCCGCGTACGACTTCATCGAGCACGGGATGTACGCGGAGCAGCTGTCCGCGTACCTCCGCCACTTCCGGCGGGACCAGATCCTCGTTCTGTACTTCGATGAGCTGCGTGAGCCGACGGCGGTGCTGCGGAAGGTGCTCGACTTCCTCGGCGCCGATCGAGCGCCCCTCGAAGGTTACGAGCCCGCGACCGCGCAGAACGCCTACTCCAAGCCACGCAATCGCCTGGCCGCCGCGGTCCTGTCGAACGATGCGCTGGCGCGCGCCGGGCTGCGGTTCGTGCCGCGCCCGCTCGTGCGGCGCATTCGCGGCGGGCTCTTGAGCGAGGGCGACAAGCCGCGGATCGACCTGCAGACCCGCGCCGAGCTCGAAGCCGTGTTCTCGCCGGGTCTGGCAGCCCTCGAGGAGCTTCTCGGCGAGGACGTCTCCCGCCTTCGCTGA
- a CDS encoding lysylphosphatidylglycerol synthase transmembrane domain-containing protein — translation MRSRRLRTAVSAVVAAVLLGAIAWYVWQNWSQFSEIRLTQPWALGVAGVFVLANAYAIGSVTQAAIAPHGVDLARSELFGLAILTRFTNQFLPSYVGATIRATYLKRAHDVTYAKFSSSFLVSNILQLVVTGVLAVLVLLLMGSDISLLGSFVVAGVAVAVVTVVMAFFPAKRLGERLAASRPRGRLRRRVADRLADALTGYAVVRAEPRTFTSSLLWILVAVTTSSVVYICLYASLGQAQDIAGIVFVAIVAGWGVVLSLTPAGIGVREGIMMISAGIVGLPIAPTVVVALLMRIVTIVATGLPSLYFGPRMIHRKD, via the coding sequence ATGCGCAGTCGACGTCTCCGGACCGCCGTCAGCGCCGTCGTGGCCGCCGTGCTTCTGGGCGCCATCGCGTGGTACGTGTGGCAGAACTGGAGCCAGTTCAGTGAGATCCGCCTGACGCAGCCGTGGGCGCTGGGCGTTGCGGGAGTGTTCGTGCTCGCAAACGCCTACGCGATCGGATCCGTCACCCAGGCGGCCATCGCGCCGCACGGCGTGGATCTCGCCCGCAGCGAGCTGTTCGGCCTGGCGATCCTGACGCGGTTCACGAATCAGTTCCTGCCCAGCTACGTGGGGGCGACCATCCGGGCCACCTACCTCAAGCGGGCCCATGACGTCACCTACGCCAAGTTCTCCTCCAGCTTCCTGGTGAGCAACATCCTGCAGCTGGTGGTCACCGGCGTCCTGGCGGTGCTCGTCCTGCTGCTCATGGGCAGCGACATCAGCCTGCTGGGGAGCTTCGTCGTCGCCGGAGTCGCGGTCGCCGTCGTCACCGTCGTCATGGCGTTCTTCCCGGCGAAGCGGCTCGGCGAGCGGCTGGCAGCGAGCCGTCCGCGCGGCCGCCTGCGACGGCGGGTGGCGGACCGGCTGGCCGACGCGCTGACCGGCTATGCCGTCGTACGCGCAGAGCCGCGGACCTTCACCTCGTCCCTGCTGTGGATTCTCGTCGCGGTGACGACCAGCAGCGTCGTCTACATCTGCCTCTACGCCTCGCTCGGGCAGGCTCAGGACATCGCCGGCATCGTGTTCGTCGCGATCGTCGCCGGCTGGGGTGTCGTGCTGTCGCTGACACCGGCGGGCATCGGCGTGCGGGAGGGCATCATGATGATCTCGGCCGGCATCGTGGGCCTGCCGATCGCACCGACCGTGGTGGTCGCCCTCCTCATGCGCATCGTGACGATCGTCGCGACGGGCCTGCCGAGCCTATACTTCGGGCCCAGGATGATCCATCGGAAGGACTAG
- a CDS encoding glycosyltransferase: MSRRDSVLVLTSTYPRWRGDSTSPFVKELTEQVQRRGYPGHQYVLAPHSAGAPRTEQDGDISITRVQYMVPASAQNVFYDGGAANKSRGGLFLIGAASYIVALFACAVWKILRYRDIGIIHAHWIVPQGLVAVVAGWLLRRKVLVTVHGGDIFTARGKWSARLARFVLAKADIVAVNSTVTEAACRALCDREYLFAPMGVDMDDFASAPAQTGDRSRNIVFAGRLSPEKGVEFLIEALRALDAETSLTILGDGPRRAALVRLAAEAGVADRVSFEGWVPHDAMARHLHSATVFVAPSITLANGWREGMGVVYLEAIFCGVPVVTTRSTGARDFIEEGVTGYVVEERSASALADAVSKVFRGGTDDARIAAHAAHLRRIYGWPACAERYASAYRDLAPHRS; this comes from the coding sequence ATGAGCAGGCGCGACTCCGTTCTCGTGCTCACGTCGACGTACCCGCGTTGGCGCGGCGACTCCACCAGCCCGTTCGTCAAGGAGCTCACCGAGCAGGTGCAGCGGCGAGGCTACCCCGGGCATCAGTACGTCCTGGCCCCGCACAGCGCCGGCGCCCCGCGGACCGAGCAGGACGGGGACATCTCGATCACCCGCGTGCAGTACATGGTGCCCGCCTCGGCTCAGAACGTCTTCTACGACGGAGGCGCGGCCAACAAGTCCCGAGGCGGACTCTTCCTGATCGGCGCGGCGTCGTACATCGTCGCCCTGTTCGCGTGCGCGGTGTGGAAGATCCTCCGGTATCGCGACATCGGGATCATCCATGCCCACTGGATCGTGCCTCAGGGCCTGGTCGCCGTGGTCGCCGGGTGGCTCCTGCGCCGCAAGGTTCTCGTGACGGTCCACGGGGGCGACATCTTCACCGCCCGCGGGAAGTGGAGCGCGCGCCTCGCGCGCTTCGTGCTGGCGAAGGCCGACATCGTCGCCGTGAACAGCACGGTCACCGAGGCGGCCTGCCGCGCTCTGTGCGACCGGGAGTATCTGTTCGCGCCGATGGGCGTCGACATGGACGACTTCGCCTCGGCGCCCGCCCAAACCGGCGACCGATCGCGGAACATCGTCTTCGCGGGTCGGCTCAGCCCGGAGAAGGGCGTGGAGTTCCTCATCGAGGCGCTGAGGGCGCTCGACGCGGAGACCTCGCTCACCATCCTCGGGGACGGTCCGCGCCGGGCGGCGCTGGTCCGGCTTGCGGCGGAGGCCGGAGTCGCGGACCGCGTGAGCTTCGAGGGCTGGGTGCCGCACGATGCGATGGCGCGGCACCTGCACTCGGCAACGGTCTTCGTGGCGCCGTCCATCACGTTGGCCAACGGCTGGCGAGAAGGCATGGGCGTGGTCTACCTCGAGGCGATCTTCTGCGGAGTCCCGGTCGTCACGACGCGCAGCACCGGGGCTCGGGACTTCATCGAGGAGGGCGTGACCGGCTACGTCGTCGAGGAACGCTCGGCGTCGGCGCTGGCGGACGCCGTGTCGAAGGTCTTCCGCGGCGGCACCGATGACGCCCGCATCGCCGCGCACGCCGCGCACCTTCGCCGCATCTACGGCTGGCCGGCATGCGCCGAGCGCTACGCGTCGGCGTACCGAGATCTGGCGCCCCATCGATCCTGA
- a CDS encoding 3'(2'),5'-bisphosphate nucleotidase CysQ, giving the protein MAVSVAGSAAAVLLGIRAEHGLEDARGLKSAGDAGAQAHIASRLAAERPDDAVLSEEAKDSPARLSASRVWIVDPLDGTREFSEGRDDWAVHVALWESGDLTVGAVALGGPDVVLDSASVSPPPARGDGPLRIAVSRSRPPAIVAHVAEQLGAELVPMGSAGVKICAVVTGEVDAYVHGGGQFEWDSAAPVAVARAAGLHTSRLDGSDLVYNRADPYLPDLVVCRPELAGDVMGAIDRARVAVPDGEGVL; this is encoded by the coding sequence GTGGCGGTTTCCGTGGCGGGCTCCGCGGCGGCGGTGCTGCTCGGCATCCGCGCCGAGCACGGGCTCGAAGACGCGCGAGGCCTGAAGTCCGCCGGCGACGCGGGGGCGCAGGCCCATATCGCGTCCCGGCTGGCGGCGGAGCGCCCCGACGATGCCGTTCTGAGCGAAGAGGCGAAGGACTCCCCCGCCCGGCTCTCGGCCTCGCGGGTGTGGATCGTGGATCCTCTGGACGGCACACGGGAGTTCTCCGAGGGCCGCGATGACTGGGCGGTGCACGTCGCGCTGTGGGAGTCGGGCGACCTGACCGTCGGCGCGGTGGCGCTCGGCGGTCCGGACGTCGTGCTGGACAGTGCGAGCGTCTCCCCTCCCCCGGCACGCGGCGACGGACCGCTGCGGATCGCCGTGTCGCGGTCGCGGCCGCCCGCGATCGTCGCCCACGTGGCGGAGCAGCTGGGCGCGGAGCTCGTGCCGATGGGATCCGCCGGAGTCAAGATCTGCGCGGTGGTCACCGGCGAGGTGGACGCGTACGTCCACGGCGGCGGACAGTTCGAGTGGGATTCGGCCGCGCCGGTCGCGGTCGCCCGCGCCGCGGGTCTTCACACGTCGCGGCTGGACGGATCGGACCTCGTGTACAACCGGGCGGATCCGTACCTGCCGGACCTGGTGGTGTGCCGGCCCGAGCTGGCCGGAGA
- the cysC gene encoding adenylyl-sulfate kinase, producing MSRSVVLSTSQRNELELVLAGAWGAGPRYEGPDRPAARLVLPDGESAEPGSTIDLVDEEGTAVASLEVEGTDAVGHAIGAVRPGRPFGHRDQRELRATVATARRARAVVVTGEVPPVDDERWHDAVADAAVVVVDRGDTAALARAVSSARQTGRDVVVLPAPDETARTAHEWVDALRHVARTLVADDVTIWTTPRAQGDGLVLLLTGLSGSGKSTIAKRLFERLPGADARTATLLDGDEVRQILSSGLGFSREDREMNVRRIGWVAALVARHGGIAVCAPIAPYVGMRAEMRERIEAVGRFVLVHISTPLEVCEQRDRKGLYAKARRGEIPQFTGISDPYEEPEDADLTIDASVVPPDEAVNRILEVIASTP from the coding sequence ATGTCGAGGAGCGTCGTGCTGTCGACGTCCCAGCGCAACGAGTTGGAGCTCGTGCTCGCCGGCGCCTGGGGCGCGGGTCCCCGGTACGAGGGGCCGGACCGGCCGGCCGCCCGTCTGGTCCTCCCGGACGGAGAATCCGCGGAACCGGGGTCCACGATCGATCTCGTGGACGAGGAAGGGACCGCCGTCGCGAGTCTCGAGGTCGAGGGGACGGATGCCGTCGGTCACGCCATCGGAGCGGTGCGGCCGGGTCGGCCGTTCGGTCACCGTGATCAGCGTGAGCTTCGCGCCACGGTCGCGACCGCGCGGCGCGCCCGCGCGGTCGTCGTGACCGGCGAGGTCCCGCCCGTGGACGACGAGCGCTGGCATGACGCGGTCGCCGACGCCGCCGTGGTCGTGGTCGACCGGGGGGACACCGCGGCGCTCGCGCGCGCGGTCTCGTCGGCCCGTCAGACCGGGCGGGATGTCGTCGTGCTGCCCGCGCCCGACGAGACCGCGCGGACGGCGCACGAATGGGTCGATGCGCTGCGGCACGTGGCGCGAACGCTCGTCGCGGACGACGTGACGATCTGGACCACGCCGCGCGCGCAGGGCGACGGCCTGGTCCTGCTGCTGACGGGACTGTCCGGCTCGGGCAAGTCGACGATCGCGAAGCGCCTGTTCGAGCGGCTGCCGGGCGCCGACGCCCGCACGGCCACCCTGCTGGACGGCGACGAGGTGCGGCAGATCCTCTCGTCGGGTCTCGGGTTCTCGCGTGAGGACCGCGAGATGAACGTCCGACGCATCGGCTGGGTGGCGGCCCTCGTCGCCCGGCACGGGGGCATCGCGGTGTGCGCTCCGATCGCGCCGTACGTCGGCATGAGGGCCGAGATGAGGGAGCGCATCGAAGCCGTCGGCCGGTTCGTCCTCGTCCACATCTCCACGCCGCTCGAGGTGTGCGAGCAGCGGGACCGCAAGGGCCTGTATGCCAAGGCGCGCCGCGGCGAGATCCCGCAGTTCACCGGCATCAGCGACCCCTACGAGGAGCCCGAGGACGCGGACCTCACGATCGATGCGAGCGTGGTGCCGCCCGATGAGGCGGTGAACCGCATCCTCGAGGTCATCGCCTCGACGCCGTAG
- a CDS encoding sulfite exporter TauE/SafE family protein: MDWGLTIAALGIGVVVGLTGMGGGALMTPVLVLFFGIPPLTAVSSDLITSAAMKPVGSIVHMRRGTVHWRIVLWLVVGSVPAAFSGALIISAIGPIAGVNAFVKTALGVVLIVAAVGLVARAYLQLVERQRIARGEIAPRGEAESDVRVRVVPTVIVGVVGGLMVGLTSVGSGSLIIVALMALYPVLSANRLVGTDLVQAVPLVIAAAAGHLLYGDVDWAVVWPLIIGSVPGAFLGAQLSSRISGGIVRRALAIVLVVAGLKLLGVSNTWTLVAAVATLVLGTVAWAFARRRHGLRATHRAELRMRASQSAGD; the protein is encoded by the coding sequence GTGGACTGGGGACTGACGATCGCCGCACTGGGCATCGGCGTCGTGGTGGGGCTCACGGGCATGGGCGGCGGTGCGCTGATGACACCCGTCCTGGTGCTCTTCTTCGGCATCCCGCCGCTGACCGCGGTCTCCAGCGACCTCATCACGAGCGCGGCGATGAAGCCGGTCGGCTCGATCGTCCACATGCGACGGGGCACGGTGCACTGGCGGATCGTGCTGTGGCTCGTCGTGGGCTCCGTGCCGGCGGCGTTCTCGGGGGCCCTCATCATCAGCGCGATCGGACCGATCGCCGGCGTGAACGCGTTCGTGAAGACCGCGCTCGGCGTCGTGCTGATCGTCGCCGCCGTCGGCCTGGTCGCGCGCGCGTATCTGCAGCTCGTCGAGCGGCAGCGCATCGCGCGCGGCGAGATCGCGCCGCGCGGCGAGGCGGAGTCCGACGTGCGCGTGCGGGTCGTGCCGACGGTGATCGTGGGAGTCGTCGGGGGACTCATGGTCGGGCTCACGTCGGTCGGCTCGGGGTCTCTCATCATCGTCGCGCTCATGGCGCTGTATCCGGTGCTCTCGGCGAACCGCCTCGTGGGCACGGATCTGGTCCAGGCGGTTCCGCTGGTGATCGCCGCCGCCGCGGGCCATCTCCTCTACGGCGACGTCGACTGGGCGGTCGTGTGGCCTCTCATCATCGGCAGCGTCCCCGGCGCCTTCCTCGGCGCGCAGCTGTCGTCGCGCATCTCCGGGGGGATCGTCCGCCGCGCCCTGGCGATCGTGCTGGTGGTCGCGGGGCTGAAGCTCCTCGGCGTGAGCAACACGTGGACTCTCGTCGCGGCGGTCGCCACGCTCGTCCTCGGCACGGTGGCGTGGGCGTTCGCACGCAGGCGTCACGGGCTCCGCGCGACGCACCGCGCCGAGCTGCGCATGCGCGCGTCGCAGTCCGCGGGGGACTGA
- a CDS encoding sulfotransferase domain-containing protein: MPRDELDFVVIGAAKSGTTSLYAAISQHPGLFIPSEKEVPFFNDPRWYRRGFDAYMRTYFSDVPDGQAIGTVTPQYMLDTSDGAVRQTALRMSRQLPGARLVVILRNPVDRAYSHYKMRVQRGYEQRSFDDVVDQAIAAGDGPREGAAADEHRYVFGSEYGRIIGEFLRHYPREALLILTTKQLRDDPVAVSQSVFAHIGVDDDFVPADADKTHREGGSAPKVRVLTPGFLFGIPGVQWVWRNAVPARFRKRVEYRLNLWNIKADDLRLSPDDQAYRRLMDYLADDLAALDRIEPGLVF, from the coding sequence ATGCCGAGAGATGAACTCGACTTCGTCGTGATCGGGGCGGCGAAATCCGGGACGACGAGCCTGTACGCCGCGATCTCGCAGCATCCGGGACTGTTCATCCCGAGCGAGAAGGAGGTGCCGTTCTTCAACGACCCCCGCTGGTACCGGCGAGGGTTCGACGCCTACATGCGCACGTACTTCTCGGACGTACCCGACGGTCAGGCGATCGGAACGGTCACGCCGCAGTACATGCTCGACACCTCGGACGGCGCGGTCCGTCAGACGGCGCTGCGCATGAGCCGGCAGCTTCCGGGGGCACGGCTGGTCGTCATCCTCCGCAACCCCGTCGACCGCGCGTACTCGCACTACAAGATGCGGGTGCAGCGAGGGTACGAGCAGCGCTCCTTCGACGACGTCGTGGACCAGGCGATCGCGGCGGGCGATGGGCCGCGCGAGGGCGCCGCAGCCGATGAGCACCGCTACGTGTTCGGCAGCGAGTACGGCAGGATCATCGGCGAGTTCCTGAGGCACTATCCGCGCGAAGCGCTTCTGATCCTCACGACGAAGCAGCTGCGCGATGACCCCGTCGCCGTCTCCCAGTCCGTCTTCGCCCACATCGGAGTCGACGACGACTTCGTGCCGGCGGACGCGGACAAGACCCATCGCGAAGGAGGCAGCGCCCCGAAGGTCCGCGTTCTCACGCCGGGATTCCTCTTCGGGATCCCCGGGGTGCAGTGGGTGTGGCGCAATGCCGTTCCCGCACGGTTCCGCAAGCGCGTCGAGTACCGTCTCAACCTCTGGAACATCAAGGCCGACGACCTGAGGCTCTCACCCGACGACCAGGCGTACCGTCGGCTCATGGACTACCTCGCCGACGATCTCGCCGCACTCGATCGCATCGAGCCGGGCCTGGTGTTCTGA